The DNA sequence GCGCAAAGTGCGTTGGCCGGGGGAGGGCGCTACGACCTGCTGGCGGTCGACCTGGGCCATGAAGCACCGGTGCCGGCTGTAGGCTTTGCGGCAGGCTTTGAGCGGCTGTTCATTGCTCTGCAGGCACAGGGATATGCCTTTCCGGAAGCGCCTGGTCTGGATGCTTACCTGGTGTCGCTGGGCGAGACGGCGGTACGCTGGGCCCTGAAGCAAGCTCAGACGTTGCGCAAGGCCGGTCTGCGGGTTGATCTGGATCTGAAAGGCCGCTCGATGAAAGCACAAATGCGCGAGGCCAACCGTCAGCAGGCCCTTTATGCCGTCATCGTCGGGGAGCGCGAGTTGGCGCAGGGACGGGTTGTTGTGCGTGATATGCAATCCGGCCAGCAGCAGGAAATACCGATGGAAGAGCTGGCCGACTTTTTGAAAGGAGCTGTGCGTGTTGCATCATCCTAACTGAGTTGCCATGTATCCGCGACTGAGCGACCTGTTCAAGGATCTGCTGGGCATCGAACTGCCATTTCCCATTTATTCATTCGGGGCCATGGTGGCTGTAGCAGTGCTGGTGGCCACCTGGCTGACGGCCCGGGAGCTGGACCGGCGCTACCGGGTCGGCGAGATCGGTGGCGTACGCGTTCGTGAGCGGGACAGCCGGGGCCGCATGCGTACGCGTCAGACCAGCCCCTCGGCCGTGGTCGGCACAATGACGCTGGTAGCCGTCGGCTTTGGCTTTGTGGGGGCCAAAATCTTCCATATTCTGGAGAACCTGGATACCTTTGTGCTGGACCCGCTGGGCATGATTTTTTCGACAGGTGGCTTCACCTTCTATGGCGGGTTGATCTTTGGGGCCTTGGGCGTGGTCTGGTATGCCCGCAAAAAAGGTATTTCCGTACCGGTGTTGGCCGATGCGGCTGCGCCCGGATTGATGCTGGCCTATGGAATTGGACGCATCGGGTGTCATCTGGCCGGTGATGGCGACTGGGGCATTGCCGCCAACCTGGCGGCCAAGCCGGACTGGCTACCAATGTGGCTCTGGGCCGAAAGCTATCCTCATGCTATTATTGGACCACCGCCTCAGCCTGTCTATCCCACCTCGCTGTACGAGTTTGCTATGGCGGCCGTGTTGTTCGGGGTGCTCTGGGTGCTTCGTAAGCATCCGTTTCGGCCAGGATGGCTTTTCTCGCTTTACCTGGTCTTCAATGGTCTGGAGCGTTTTCTGATTGAGCAGATTCGGGTAAATAACCGCTTCGATTTGTTGGGGCTTTCGGTGACGCAGGCGGAAGTGATTGCCGTACTGCTCATGGTAGGAGGGGTAGTGGGGGTGATCTGGCACTGGCGTCGTGCTGAAACAGCGCCAGCGCCTTCGACCGAAGTGCAGGCTAGTTAACGGAGCAGGGCCAGAGGATCAAAACGCCGCAACCAGCCCGTCAGGCTGTAGCGGTCACGCCGAGCGGGGAGCACTTCGTGTGGGATCGTATCGCTGCGAAAGCCGACCAGCAAGCCGCCTTCGGGAAGCAGCTCGATGCCTTGGGTCGGGGCCTCGGGATCAGGATAGAGCCGGAGCTGACCGCCGTCTTCCGGTCGCCAGTCGGGATTCAGGTACAGCACCAGTGTGATCAGGCGGAGAGTACGGCCCTGGTGCTGATCCAGATGCCGCTGGTAGAAGCTACCGGGAGGATAAATAGCCAGATGTGCTTCCGCATCATGAAGGCTGAGGAAGAGCGTTTCGTTGAGACGTCGCCGCAGGCGGTCAATGACCTGCCAGTAAACGGCCTGGGCGGGGGAAGGCCGAGTGGGATCCAGCCAGTAGATACGGTCGCCGCGAATGTCGCGTCGTACCGTCTGCGTGGCACCATGTCCGACAGCAGCCGGCCGAAAAGCCCCAGCGTGGTCCAGCGTCTGGGCTTCCTGATAGAGTGCTCGGATCTGTTCAGGCGTGAAGGCTGCCATCGTGGTAGCCCAGCCCTGCTGAGCCAGCGTTTCGATAAAGCCATCCAGCCAATTGGCCATACGTAGTGCCTGTCGAGGTGTCTGATGCACAGACATAATCGATATGAGGGAAAGGTTCCCGGCTTTTTA is a window from the Rhodothermus sp. genome containing:
- a CDS encoding prolipoprotein diacylglyceryl transferase; translated protein: MYPRLSDLFKDLLGIELPFPIYSFGAMVAVAVLVATWLTARELDRRYRVGEIGGVRVRERDSRGRMRTRQTSPSAVVGTMTLVAVGFGFVGAKIFHILENLDTFVLDPLGMIFSTGGFTFYGGLIFGALGVVWYARKKGISVPVLADAAAPGLMLAYGIGRIGCHLAGDGDWGIAANLAAKPDWLPMWLWAESYPHAIIGPPPQPVYPTSLYEFAMAAVLFGVLWVLRKHPFRPGWLFSLYLVFNGLERFLIEQIRVNNRFDLLGLSVTQAEVIAVLLMVGGVVGVIWHWRRAETAPAPSTEVQAS
- a CDS encoding 2OG-Fe(II) oxygenase, which produces MSVHQTPRQALRMANWLDGFIETLAQQGWATTMAAFTPEQIRALYQEAQTLDHAGAFRPAAVGHGATQTVRRDIRGDRIYWLDPTRPSPAQAVYWQVIDRLRRRLNETLFLSLHDAEAHLAIYPPGSFYQRHLDQHQGRTLRLITLVLYLNPDWRPEDGGQLRLYPDPEAPTQGIELLPEGGLLVGFRSDTIPHEVLPARRDRYSLTGWLRRFDPLALLR